A genomic window from Mesorhizobium sp. 131-2-1 includes:
- a CDS encoding glycosyltransferase family 4 protein — translation MIICHDPAFPPTSGADLRNFGNATAAAELGLVRLISICPRTDDAQPLNSNIGVAALTNAGEMRGPWLGWRRAKGESRIPRRALARLKTLAREFRPDTIVVEGIALFRLLRPLRPLTGQLILDMHNVESNLAGQLDRANGAPVTAPDLKRLEREAARIVDRIWVCSRLDRDRLEPLSSGTVPIDIVANGIPRAEAIARALPAQPAFADGFPVILFVGHLGYQPNIEAAERLVRNILPLIRQALPQVKVVLAGRSPMPAVRALAGLEGVSLIEDPDDTRPLLAKAHLCLVPLSSGGGTRIKILEAMAFGVPVLATRLAAEGLDLVEGEEVLLSDEDERLAEKTIALCMDPPRMARQRTQAHAAVWSRFGPQAIGDAVRHGLRLDGERK, via the coding sequence TTGATTATCTGCCACGACCCCGCCTTTCCACCGACGTCGGGCGCCGATCTGCGGAATTTCGGCAATGCCACGGCGGCTGCTGAACTCGGGCTTGTCCGCCTCATCTCGATCTGTCCGCGGACCGACGACGCGCAGCCGCTCAACAGCAATATCGGTGTGGCCGCCCTGACCAATGCTGGCGAAATGCGCGGCCCGTGGCTGGGCTGGCGGCGGGCCAAGGGCGAGAGCCGGATTCCACGCCGGGCGCTCGCCCGCCTCAAGACGCTCGCCCGCGAGTTCCGCCCGGACACGATCGTCGTCGAGGGCATTGCGCTGTTCAGGTTGCTTCGGCCTTTGCGGCCGCTGACCGGGCAGCTGATCCTCGACATGCACAATGTCGAATCGAATCTCGCCGGACAGCTGGACCGGGCCAACGGCGCCCCGGTCACCGCGCCTGATCTCAAACGCCTCGAACGAGAAGCCGCGCGGATCGTCGACAGGATCTGGGTCTGCTCGCGCCTCGACCGCGACAGGCTGGAGCCATTGTCTTCCGGCACGGTGCCGATCGACATCGTCGCAAACGGCATTCCACGTGCCGAGGCCATTGCAAGGGCATTGCCGGCGCAGCCCGCATTTGCAGACGGCTTTCCGGTCATCCTGTTCGTCGGCCATCTCGGATACCAGCCAAACATCGAGGCCGCCGAACGGCTGGTCCGCAACATCCTGCCGCTTATCCGGCAGGCGCTGCCGCAGGTGAAGGTTGTCCTTGCAGGACGCTCGCCCATGCCGGCCGTGCGGGCGCTGGCCGGGCTGGAAGGCGTTTCGCTCATCGAGGATCCGGATGACACAAGGCCGTTGTTGGCCAAGGCTCACCTTTGCCTCGTTCCGCTTTCATCCGGCGGCGGCACCCGCATCAAGATCCTCGAGGCGATGGCCTTCGGCGTTCCCGTGCTGGCGACGCGGCTGGCGGCCGAGGGTCTGGACCTGGTCGAGGGTGAAGAGGTGCTGCTGTCCGACGAGGACGAAAGGCTGGCAGAGAAGACCATCGCGCTGTGCATGGACCCGCCCCGCATGGCCAGGCAGCGCACCCAAGCTCATGCAGCTGTCTGGTCACGGTTCGGGCCGCAAGCCATTGGCGATGCGGTTCGCCACGGGCTTCGGCTCGACGGCGAGCGCAAATGA
- a CDS encoding TIR domain-containing protein, whose translation MAKPRIFLGSSGKQKKLLQALTRGLEEIAHVEPWTTVFNPGTTTLGRLLELTREVDFAAFVFAQDDWTSASQPESSATVPVQASPRDNVVFEAGLFGGVLGMRRTFILHANGAKLPSDLLGLTSVRYGEATTAAETRAINQKLRNAIENEGRVARIEGFWWQFSLSERTAREPSAVSLLRISRDRNGALELTGRSWQENGNLSARYWSEASKEKGESSGIFYYWNGERPLDANAPQLYGTGEIKLESADRASGYFTTRSDTNSDVNARTSGVYLRADPEDVTILDGNDNQRRVALIAERLSHWQSIKNL comes from the coding sequence ATGGCCAAACCGCGAATCTTCCTGGGGTCGTCCGGAAAGCAGAAGAAGCTGTTGCAGGCGCTGACGCGCGGTCTCGAGGAGATTGCCCATGTCGAGCCGTGGACAACTGTTTTCAATCCCGGGACGACCACGTTGGGGCGCCTGCTCGAGCTCACGCGCGAGGTCGACTTCGCCGCTTTCGTGTTCGCCCAGGACGACTGGACGAGCGCCAGCCAGCCGGAATCGAGCGCCACCGTTCCAGTCCAGGCTTCGCCGCGCGACAATGTCGTCTTCGAGGCCGGCCTGTTCGGCGGTGTGCTCGGAATGCGCCGGACATTCATCCTGCACGCCAATGGCGCCAAGCTTCCCAGCGACCTGCTCGGCCTGACGTCGGTGCGCTACGGCGAGGCAACGACCGCTGCCGAGACGCGGGCGATCAACCAAAAATTGCGCAACGCCATCGAGAATGAGGGGCGTGTCGCCCGAATAGAGGGGTTTTGGTGGCAGTTTTCCCTCTCGGAGCGCACGGCGAGGGAGCCTTCCGCCGTCAGCCTGCTCAGAATCTCGCGGGACCGCAACGGCGCGCTGGAGCTGACCGGGCGCTCATGGCAGGAGAATGGCAACCTCTCGGCCAGATACTGGAGCGAGGCGTCGAAGGAGAAAGGAGAGTCTTCCGGCATCTTCTACTATTGGAACGGCGAGCGGCCCCTGGACGCAAACGCGCCGCAGCTCTACGGGACAGGCGAGATAAAGCTGGAATCCGCCGATCGCGCGTCCGGATACTTCACGACACGTTCGGATACGAACTCGGACGTAAATGCACGTACGTCCGGCGTCTATCTGCGCGCCGATCCGGAGGACGTGACCATCCTGGACGGGAACGACAATCAGCGTCGCGTGGCGTTGATCGCGGAACGGCTGAGCCATTGGCAGTCGATCAAGAACCTCTGA
- a CDS encoding glycosyltransferase family 10 domain-containing protein, which produces MAELGRHIDIDSYGRHRPTRKIEGPDLGTQTKIETIGRYHFCLALENSIAPDYVTEKIFDPLLAGTVPVYLGAPNVGEFVPANSYIDATAFGTPAELAAYLRHLLETPRDYEAYLAWRSRPLPESIASRLPLLETPAKCRLAEFVYRRQQQGQGRSSGWPTLPFGAVSFVRSKLRRWRMAR; this is translated from the coding sequence ATGGCCGAGCTTGGCCGGCATATCGATATCGATTCCTATGGCCGCCATCGCCCCACGCGAAAGATCGAAGGTCCCGATCTCGGCACGCAGACAAAGATCGAGACGATAGGGCGATACCATTTCTGCCTGGCGCTGGAGAATTCGATCGCGCCCGACTATGTCACCGAGAAGATCTTCGATCCGCTCCTTGCCGGCACCGTGCCGGTCTATCTCGGAGCGCCCAATGTCGGGGAGTTCGTCCCGGCCAATTCCTACATCGACGCGACCGCTTTCGGCACGCCCGCCGAGCTTGCCGCCTATCTCCGCCACTTGCTGGAGACGCCGCGGGACTATGAGGCTTATTTGGCCTGGCGCTCTCGACCGCTGCCGGAGTCGATCGCCAGCCGGCTGCCGCTCCTGGAAACGCCAGCGAAATGCCGGCTGGCCGAATTCGTGTATCGGCGCCAGCAGCAAGGGCAGGGCCGCTCCTCCGGCTGGCCGACGCTACCGTTCGGGGCCGTCTCCTTCGTACGCTCCAAGCTACGCCGCTGGCGGATGGCCCGTTGA
- a CDS encoding DUF1349 domain-containing protein: MSTTDWNADLTWLNPPPHHAFAGSTVHVRTGKETDFWRETFYGFRRDNGHFLYRPVAGDFSAEVTVKGDYRVLYDQAGLMVRLSETHWIKAGIEYTDGLAYFSVVVTNDASDWSLVGIPANPDGVRIRLTRHAETIRVQYQDAADGHWKPVRLAYFPPSKSVDVGMMCCSPQREGFEVTFSDFSIGPPIARELHG, from the coding sequence ATGTCGACGACGGACTGGAATGCGGACCTGACCTGGCTCAACCCGCCGCCGCATCATGCCTTTGCCGGTAGCACCGTGCATGTGCGCACCGGCAAGGAAACCGACTTCTGGCGCGAGACCTTCTACGGTTTCCGGCGCGACAACGGCCACTTCCTCTATCGGCCGGTCGCCGGCGACTTCAGCGCCGAAGTCACGGTCAAGGGCGACTATCGGGTGCTCTACGACCAGGCCGGGCTGATGGTGCGGCTGAGCGAAACGCACTGGATCAAGGCCGGCATCGAGTACACCGACGGCCTCGCCTATTTCTCCGTCGTGGTCACCAACGATGCTTCCGACTGGTCGCTGGTCGGCATCCCAGCCAATCCGGACGGGGTCAGGATCCGCCTGACCCGCCATGCCGAAACCATCCGCGTCCAGTATCAGGACGCGGCCGACGGCCACTGGAAACCGGTGCGGCTCGCCTATTTCCCGCCGTCCAAGTCGGTCGATGTCGGCATGATGTGCTGTTCCCCGCAGCGCGAAGGTTTCGAGGTCACTTTCTCAGATTTTTCGATCGGCCCGCCCATTGCCAGGGAGCTTCACGGCTAA